The following coding sequences lie in one Octopus sinensis unplaced genomic scaffold, ASM634580v1 Contig03004, whole genome shotgun sequence genomic window:
- the LOC115227394 gene encoding noggin-2-like, with product MRSDLDMLSSKLAGSLPLLLLCVVCVAGSGSSSFSDYNLLRKSHEKNVVTKRPKFPIVPSDSLPVNLNEKPDKKHDPRAENLKPEILRKLLGRFFIDEFMSVERPKESITKPNGTLALRFQRGYPVGRRPPFLARFGRINLKDETGRRFRQLDLKVKTEAKRKVAKFIRTYTYCPVIYTWKDLGIRFWPRWIKEGQCHQRGRSCSLPPGMRCKPSYSQTIILLRFHCWPDAKICNWIHAQYPIISACKCKC from the coding sequence ATGCGCTCTGATCTGGATATGTTGAGTTCGAAGCTTGCTGGatcccttcctcttcttcttctctgtgttgtgtgtgttgccGGCAGCGGGAGCAGTAGCTTCAGTGATTACAACCTATTGCGAAAGAGTCATGAAAAGAATGTCGTCACCAAACGGCCTAAATTTCCCATAGTGCCTTCTGACTCACTTCCTGTCAACCTAAACGAGAAACCCGACAAAAAACACGATCCGAGGGCTGAAAACCTAAAGCCGGAGATTTTACGTAAACTACTCGGACGGTTTTTTATCGACGAATTCATGTCTGTGGAACGACCGAAGGAAAGTATCACAAAGCCTAACGGGACCCTCGCCTTGCGCTTTCAGAGGGGTTACCCTGTGGGGAGACGGCCCCCATTTCTAGCTCGATTCGGGCGCATTAACCTCAAGGATGAAACTGGGAGACGTTTCCGACAGTTGGATTTGAAAGTTAAGACAGAAGCGAAGAGAAAAGTGGCTAAGTTTATCCGGACGTACACATATTGTCCTGTCATATATACGTGGAAGGACCTGGGTATACGCTTCTGGCCCCGCTGGATCAAAGAAGGCCAGTGTCACCAACGAGGACGGTCGTGTTCCTTACCACCAGGCATGCGCTGTAAACCTAGCTATTCACAAACTATAATTTTACTTCGTTTCCATTGCTGGCCCGATGCTAAAATTTGTAACTGGATTCATGCTCAGTATCCTATAATTAGTGCCTGTAAATGTAAATGTTAA